One segment of Fusarium falciforme chromosome 13, complete sequence DNA contains the following:
- a CDS encoding Carboxylic ester hydrolase has protein sequence MFNFARFIAWLLLVLAVDAKSPSTSSLGPRGPPTVTIKNGTLSGIFNSHYDQEFFLGIPYAAPPVNDLRLRKPQPAQPWAGIRKSESYGARCLRNDIRLAGFSQNFTDPVSEDCLHINIVRPATQRSPLPVLVWIHGGAFQEGSASDGRTNGTFLVQTSVEMGTPIIFVSFNYRLGAFGFLGGLEIEAAGVSNIALYDQRQALHWVQENIGYFGGDASQVTIMGQSAGAMSVGFHLLAFGGRNDGLFNAAIAQSGGPYTAPVLSREISDREADFNMVLNKTGCLDSKDSLNCLRAAPAELLQQAGSLMTPSFVVDGGIITAPSEELLHSGRFAKVPLLIGSTRNEGTSLLQQILGTTGSFDTEEHFKSFIKTSWIRGPINDTVAKHWAQLYAQEIKTPSTAGLGTVKPNPGPKYGNYYGQATLWLGDMTFTAGRRFATQAWARENVPSYSYLHDAVPANMNPDTLGAAHFSDVAYTFRDTEGFGWETNPFPAEPNLREKHVKLAELMSRMWISFATKRNPNFHNGQLRVTL, from the coding sequence ATGTTTAACTTTGCCCGTTTTATAGCATGGCTGCTCTTGGTCCTCGCAGTTGACGCCAAGTCGCCGTCAACTTCCTCGTTAGGACCCCGAGGCCCTCCAACTGTGACCATCAAGAATGGCACCTTGAGTGGCATTTTTAATAGCCACTACGACCAGGAGTTCTTTCTCGGTATACCCTATGCGGCGCCGCCTGTAAATGACCTCCGTCTGCGCAAACCCCAGCCTGCACAACCTTGGGCCGGCATTCGGAAGTCAGAGTCCTATGGAGCGCGCTGCCTTAGAAACGATATTCGACTGGCTGGATTTAGTCAAAACTTCACAGACCCGGTCAGCGAAGACTGTCTCCACATCAACATTGTACGGCCAGCAACCCAGCGTTCACCACTTCCCGTGCTCGTATGGATACACGGGGGGGCATTCCAGGAGGGCAGCGCCAGCGACGGCAGGACCAATGGAACCTTTCTCGTGCAGACATCCGTGGAGATGGGAACGCCAATTATTTTCGTCAGCTTCAATTATCGTCTCGGTGCTTTTGGCTTTCTGGGTGGCCTGGAAATAGAGGCGGCTGGCGTATCTAATATTGCCCTTTACGACCAACGGCAGGCTCTCCATTGGGTCCAAGAAAACATCGGATATTTTGGCGGAGATGCATCGCAGGTGACGATAATGGGCCAGTCAGCTGGTGCTATGTCAGTCGGATTTCATCTCCTCGCCTTTGGAGGCCGAAACGATGGTCTCTTCAATGCCGCAATCGCACAAAGTGGAGGCCCCTATACGGCACCGGTTCTCAGCCGTGAGATATCGGATCGAGAAGCCGATTTCAACATGGTACTGAACAAAACTGGTTGTTTAGACTCTAAAGACTCACTGAACTGTCTACGCGCAGCTCCCGCTGAGTTATTGCAACAAGCTGGTTCTCTCATGACACCTTcatttgttgttgatggcggAATAATTACAGCACCTAGCGAAGAGCTTTTACACTCGGGCCGCTTTGCGAAAGTACCTTTACTCATTGGTTCGACGAGGAATGAGGGAACATCTCTACTGCAGCAAATATTGGGTACGACGGGCTCATTTGATACTGAGGAGCACTTCAAATCGTTCATCAAGACTTCTTGGATAAGAGGCCCAATTAATGATACAGTCGCCAAACATTGGGCGCAACTGTACGCTCAGGAAATTAAGACCCCTTCGACAGCTGGTCTAGGTACTGTGAAGCCGAACCCCGGGCCAAAGTACGGTAACTATTATGGCCAGGCAACGTTGTGGCTGGGTGACATGACGTTCACTGCTGGAAGGCGTTTTGCAACCCAAGCATGGGCAAGAGAAAACGTCCCGAGCTATAGCTACTTACACGACGCTGTACCAGCAAACATGAATCCAGATACGCTTGGAGCTGCCCATTTTTCAGATGTGGCATATACGTTTAGGGACACGGAAGGCTTTGGCTGGGAGACAAACCCTTTCCCAGCCGAGCCTAACCTGAGGGAGAAACATGTAAAACTCGCCGAACTCATGAGCCGAATGTGGATCAGCTTCGCAACCAAGCGGAACCCGAACTTTCACAATGGTCAGTTACGTGTTACCTTATAG